The Methanofervidicoccus sp. A16 genome has a segment encoding these proteins:
- a CDS encoding phosphatidylglycerophosphatase A, translating to MNDSPINNSKNLLLKGLEKYGINLEDMVDTAMELCISENKEDVRLKLKEIMLRKLEDPNLLILMICALKLEEEGIKGNLPFNYHEDPNYIYIDEVIGMAIANEISGTKGIFNFRWYDAKKPGVIGILDKKGCVFLDDAVAGFIAGCMSKVFE from the coding sequence ATGAACGATTCTCCAATCAACAACTCTAAAAATCTCCTTTTAAAGGGTTTAGAGAAATATGGAATAAACTTGGAAGACATGGTAGATACTGCTATGGAGTTATGTATCTCAGAAAATAAGGAGGATGTAAGGCTGAAACTTAAGGAGATAATGTTAAGGAAATTGGAAGACCCTAACCTGTTGATATTGATGATATGTGCCTTAAAACTTGAAGAGGAGGGTATTAAGGGAAATCTGCCTTTTAACTATCATGAGGATCCAAACTATATATACATAGATGAGGTAATTGGTATGGCTATTGCCAACGAGATATCTGGAACTAAGGGGATATTTAATTTTCGATGGTACGATGCAAAAAAACCTGGTGTAATCGGAATACTTGATAAAAAAGGCTGTGTCTTTTTAGACGAT